A window of the Tripterygium wilfordii isolate XIE 37 chromosome 12, ASM1340144v1, whole genome shotgun sequence genome harbors these coding sequences:
- the LOC120010526 gene encoding uncharacterized protein LOC120010526, which produces MWSNNFLNALGARNKQGFVNGTLPVSEAEDPLYESWNQANSLIKTWITNSVSPQILGSISSWKTAREVWLDLKDTYSVVNETRVFEIYRELTNIKQKNLSLTEYYTKLKALWDELQEYEQIPACNKCGNCSCNTYKLLRVKRDKERLMQFLMGLNDTYSHISSQLLMMKPVPEANKAYNALL; this is translated from the coding sequence ATGTGGAGTAACAATTTTCTCAATGCCCTAGGGGCAAGAAACAAGCAAGGCTTTGTAAATGGAACACTGCCTGTTTCAGAAGCAGAGGATCCCCTCTACGAATCATGGAATCAAGCAAATAGCTTGATAAAGACATGGATAACAAACTCTGTCTCTCCACAAATTCTGGGAAGCATTTCATCTTGGAAGACAGCAAGAGAGGTATGGCTGGACCTCAAGGATACATACTCAGTGGTCAATGAGACCAGAGTCTTTGAAATTTATAGAGAGCTAACAAATATCAAGCAAAAAAATCTGTCTTTGACAGAATACTACACCAAATTGAAGGCACTGTGGGATGAGTTACAAGAATATGAACAAATTCCTGCTTGTAATAAGTGTGGAAATTGTTCATGCAACACATACAAGTTACTACGGGTGAAGAGGGACAAGGAAAGGTTAATGCAGTTTTTGATGGGGTTGAATGATACTTACAGCCATATTAGTAGCCAGCTACTCATGATGAAGCCTGTACCTGAGGCAAATAAAGCTTACAATGCCCTGCTTTAA
- the LOC120011067 gene encoding protein NRT1/ PTR FAMILY 5.6-like, with product MDIERGAVAREIDEEKWVYDSSVDHKGRVPRRASTGVWKASFFIIAIEFSERLSYFGIATSLIIYLTKIMHQDLKAAAESVNYWTGVATLMPLIGGFVADAYLGRFSTVLFSSILYLMGLIMLTMSWFVPSLKPCDGGDVCREPRKVHEVVFFLAIYLISVGTGGHKPCLESFGADQFDENHPEERKKKMSYFNWWNIGLCAGLLLAVTVIVYVQDHASWGIADIIFTTVMAISLIIFVLGRPIYRYRKPTGSPLTPLFQVLVAAIAKRNFPSPSNPAELHEEYKSQKTQGRLLCHTDKLKFLDKAAIVEEKGSSVEKQSPWRLSTVTRVEEMKLILNMIPIWLGTLPFGICVAQGTTFFIKQGTTLNRKIGNDFLLPPASIYALAAIGMITSVAIYEKILVPLLRKVTGNERGIKMLQRIGIGMLFSITTMIVAALVEKKRLNVVSKNPTTASTSMSVFWLAPQFIIIGVGDGFTLVGLQEYFYDQVPDSMRSLGIAFYLSVIGAANFLSSLLITVVDRVTEKSGQSWFGKDLNSSRLDNFYWLLAGIAAVNLCIYVPIAQRYSYKNVQNVAIADCHDGDRAAAASMA from the exons ATGGATATAGAAAGGGGAGCAGTAGCCAGAGAGATTGATGAGGAGAAATGGGTTTATGATTCTTCAGTGGATCATAAAGGAAGAGTTCCTCGTCGAGCTTCCACTGGTGTGTGGAAAGCCTCGTTCTTTATCATTG CAATCGAGTTCAGTGAGAGACTGAGTTACTTTGGAATTGCGACTAGCTTAATCATTTACCTGACTAAAATAATGCACCAAGATCTCAAGGCAGCTGCAGAGAGTGTCAACTACTGGACTGGTGTGGCTACATTGATGCCCTTAATTGGTGGTTTCGTAGCCGATGCTTACTTGGGTCGATTCTCAACGGTTCTTTTCTCATCAATTCTCTACCTCATG GGTTTAATTATGTTAACAATGTCATGGTTTGTACCGAGCCTTAAGCCTTGTGACGGTGGTGATGTTTGTCGTGAACCGAGGAAGGTTCATGAAGTCGTTTTCTTTCTTGCAATCTACTTGATCTCTGTTGGAACTGGAGGGCATAAACCTTGTTTGGAGAGTTTTGGAGCAGATCAATTCGACGAGAATCACccagaagagagaaagaaaaagatgtcATACTTCAATTGGTGGAACATTGGACTATGTGCAGGACTTCTACTTGCTGTGACTGTAATAGTTTATGTGCAAGACCATGCGAGCTGGGGCATCGCAGACATCATTTTCACCACAGTCATGGCTATTTCTTTGATTATCTTTGTTCTCGGAAGGCCGATTTACAGATACCGAAAACCAACTGGAAGCCCTTTAACACCATTGTTTCAGGTTCTTGTAGCTGCCATTGCAAAAAGAAACTTTCCTTCTCCTTCCAATCCAGCTGAATTACATGAAGAGTACAAGTCGCAGAAGACACAAGGAAGACTTCTCTGCCACACTGATAAACTTAA GTTTCTAGACAAAGCGGCTATTGTAGAAGAGAAGGGAAGCTCAGTTGAGAAACAGAGTCCATGGAGACTCTCAACAGTGACAAGAGTGGAGGAAATGAAGCTTATTCTCAATATGATCCCAATATGGCTCGGTACTTTACCATTTGGAATTTGTGTGGCACAAGGCACTACATTCTTCATCAAACAGGGCACCACTCTGAACAGAAAGATTGGTAATGATTTCCTGCTTCCCCCTGCTTCAATCTACGCTCTGGCTGCCATTGGAATGATAACTTCTGTCGCCATTTACGAAAAAATCTTAGTACCCTTACTAAGAAAAGTAACGGGGAACGAACGAGGAATCAAAATGCTCCAGAGGATTGGAATTGGGATGCTATTCTCAATCACTACGATGATCGTTGCTGCTTTGGTTGAGAAAAAGAGACTTAATGTTGTATCAAAGAATCCCACAACAGCTTCAACTTCCATGAGTGTCTTCTGGTTGGCTCCACAATTTATCATCATTGGTGTGGGAGATGGGTTTACTTTGGTAGGCTTACAAGAGTACTTCTATGATCAAGTTCCAGATTCGATGAGAAGCTTAGGCATTGCCTTCTACCTTAGTGTGATTGGGGCTGCAAACTTCCTTAGTAGTCTCTTGATAACAGTTGTTGATCGAGTTACTGAAAAGAGTGGCCAGAGTTGGTTTGGGAAGGATTTGAATAGTAGTCGCTTGGACAATTTCTACTGGCTATTAGCAGGCATAGCTGCAGTCAATTTGTGCATCTATGTGCCAATTGCTCAGCGATATTCTTACAAGAATGTGCAGAACGTAGCCATCGCTGATTGCCATGACGGTGACAGAGCTGCAGCTGCTTCAATGGCTTGA
- the LOC120011295 gene encoding putative E3 ubiquitin-protein ligase RING1a isoform X2, translating into MAKEEHKKQPDLAQNGENLFSPRFKSVAAMAGWDEEAILVASLVVEDTPDRNKVKKRSDLQFKTPPSTNSRRAHRRSPISIPILVLDLDEKETAKEESEQKKVVEIEEKKKIRENELKSQDSVVSCSNPALPCMDKLREELSCAICLEICFEPSTTPCGHSFCKKCLRSAADKCGKRCPKCRQLISNGRSCKVNTVLWNTIQLLFPQEVEARKAAGALNSREAESDSNIRPSPSSSNRRDVSVRRRRGLSSNQDDNDAALAERLQREDLGRLVGRDGSTTTRRRRGAPALSQNEDAALALRLQREEFMGAFRETSGISGNSLTLARANLRAMASRAINIRARGRAV; encoded by the exons ATGGCGAAAGAAGAACACAAGAAGCAGCCAGACCTAGCACAAAATGGGGAAAACTTATTCAGCCCGAGATTCAAATCAGTGGCTGCCATGGCTGGTTGGGACGAGGAGGCCATTCTTGTAGCTAGTCTCGTTGTTGAAGACACACCGGATCGGAATAAGGTCAAGAAGAGGTCCGATCTGCAGTTCAAGACTCCACCCTCCACCAATTCAAGAAG GGCTCATAGAAGGAGCCCCATTTCGATTCCAATACTGGTGCTTGATCTGGATGAAAAAGAAACTGCCAAGGAAG AGAGTGAACAAAAGAAGGTtgttgaaattgaagaaaagaagaaaattcgagaaaatgaattgaaatcaCAGGATTCGGTTGTTTCTTGCTCCAATCCAGCTCTTCCATGTATGGATAAACTTAGAGAGGAGCTTTCTTGCGCG ATTTGTTTGGAGATCTGCTTTGAGCCTAGCACCACTCCTTGCGGACACAG TTTCTGTAAGAAATGCTTGAGATCTGCTGCTGATAAATGTGGAAAGAGATGTCCAAAGTGCAGGCAGCTTATTAG CAATGGAAGGTCTTGTAAAGTAAACACTGTTCTATGGAACACGATTCAACTACTGTTTCCTCAAGAAGTTGAAGCAAGGAAGGCTGCGGGGGCCTTAAATAGCAGAGAAGCTGAAAGTGACAGCAATATTAGACCATCTCCATCATCAAGCAATCGCAGAGATGTAAgtgtgagaagaagaagaggactaTCATCAAATCAAGATGACAATGATGCTGCACTGGCAGAAAGACTGCAAAGAGAAGATCTTGGACGTTTGGTGGGCAGAGATGGAAGCACAACaacaagaaggagaagagggGCGCCAGCGCTGAGTCAAAATGAGGATGCTGCATTGGCATTAAGGTTGCAGAGAGAGGAATTCATGGGGGCTTTTAGGGAAACCAGTGGCATATCTGGGAACTCTCTCACTTTAGCTCGAGCAAACTTGAGAGCAATGGCATCCAGAGCCATCAATATTCGTGCACGAGGACGGGCTGTATAG
- the LOC120011295 gene encoding E3 ubiquitin-protein ligase rnf8-A-like isoform X1 has protein sequence MAKEEHKKQPDLAQNGENLFSPRFKSVAAMAGWDEEAILVASLVVEDTPDRNKVKKRSDLQFKTPPSTNSRRKRRAHRRSPISIPILVLDLDEKETAKEESEQKKVVEIEEKKKIRENELKSQDSVVSCSNPALPCMDKLREELSCAICLEICFEPSTTPCGHSFCKKCLRSAADKCGKRCPKCRQLISNGRSCKVNTVLWNTIQLLFPQEVEARKAAGALNSREAESDSNIRPSPSSSNRRDVSVRRRRGLSSNQDDNDAALAERLQREDLGRLVGRDGSTTTRRRRGAPALSQNEDAALALRLQREEFMGAFRETSGISGNSLTLARANLRAMASRAINIRARGRAV, from the exons ATGGCGAAAGAAGAACACAAGAAGCAGCCAGACCTAGCACAAAATGGGGAAAACTTATTCAGCCCGAGATTCAAATCAGTGGCTGCCATGGCTGGTTGGGACGAGGAGGCCATTCTTGTAGCTAGTCTCGTTGTTGAAGACACACCGGATCGGAATAAGGTCAAGAAGAGGTCCGATCTGCAGTTCAAGACTCCACCCTCCACCAATTCAAGAAG GAAACGCAGGGCTCATAGAAGGAGCCCCATTTCGATTCCAATACTGGTGCTTGATCTGGATGAAAAAGAAACTGCCAAGGAAG AGAGTGAACAAAAGAAGGTtgttgaaattgaagaaaagaagaaaattcgagaaaatgaattgaaatcaCAGGATTCGGTTGTTTCTTGCTCCAATCCAGCTCTTCCATGTATGGATAAACTTAGAGAGGAGCTTTCTTGCGCG ATTTGTTTGGAGATCTGCTTTGAGCCTAGCACCACTCCTTGCGGACACAG TTTCTGTAAGAAATGCTTGAGATCTGCTGCTGATAAATGTGGAAAGAGATGTCCAAAGTGCAGGCAGCTTATTAG CAATGGAAGGTCTTGTAAAGTAAACACTGTTCTATGGAACACGATTCAACTACTGTTTCCTCAAGAAGTTGAAGCAAGGAAGGCTGCGGGGGCCTTAAATAGCAGAGAAGCTGAAAGTGACAGCAATATTAGACCATCTCCATCATCAAGCAATCGCAGAGATGTAAgtgtgagaagaagaagaggactaTCATCAAATCAAGATGACAATGATGCTGCACTGGCAGAAAGACTGCAAAGAGAAGATCTTGGACGTTTGGTGGGCAGAGATGGAAGCACAACaacaagaaggagaagagggGCGCCAGCGCTGAGTCAAAATGAGGATGCTGCATTGGCATTAAGGTTGCAGAGAGAGGAATTCATGGGGGCTTTTAGGGAAACCAGTGGCATATCTGGGAACTCTCTCACTTTAGCTCGAGCAAACTTGAGAGCAATGGCATCCAGAGCCATCAATATTCGTGCACGAGGACGGGCTGTATAG
- the LOC120010527 gene encoding protein FAR-RED IMPAIRED RESPONSE 1-like codes for MTIIFNNWKKKKKPIFDNAKNGRGVEIRVLGFIFSYSKSFMNTVVYVLDLNVFLLDVIDVDYYLTMLVMNNCCSFKMSFMININQLDCVNDCVETGTEIVGSNVPVIGMMFESVDEMFKFYKKCCQVNGFSVKRRSLTKDANGDYKYMIFSCRRSNKFVSRSKNPVNHRGYNKNECKARRVGRLSVDGKWKITLFEDVHNHDLSPSHSRFFTCNREINPSMKRQLEIDDIAGIRPNKSFNSFVIGADGHDNIQFLERDIRNLLARTRRLHLDPRSRATYHEFGDVITFDTTYLTNNYDMPFAPFVGVNHHGHSILLGCGLISSEDTKTFVWLFRTWLECMGGVAPHGIITDQDRAMKNAIEIVFPNTKHRLCLWHIMKKVPKKFGSHREYESIKRMLAEAVYDSHSIDEFQYKCSLLIYLHNLDGNSWLENMYLEKEKWVPIYVKKYFCAGTSTTGQSESMNVFFDGYVNSKTTLKQFVEQYGNALRKKIEKECQADFDSSHK; via the exons ATGACTATCATCTTCaacaactggaaaaaaaaaaaaaaacccattttcGATAATGCAAAGAATGGTCGTGGTGTAGAGATAagagttttagg GTTCATATTCTCTTATTCAAAGTCTTTTATGAACACTGTTGTTTATGTTTTGGATCTGAATGTTTTTCTGTTGGATGTGATAGATGTTGAT TATTATTTGACAATGTTGGTGATGAACAATTGTTGTTCCTTTAAGATGTCTTTCATG atcaatatcaatcaacttGATTGTGTTAATGATTGTGTTGAGACTGGTACAGAGATTGTTGGATCGAATGTGCCAGTAATAGGAATGATGTTTGAATCGGTTGATGAgatgtttaaattttacaagAAATGTTGTCAAGTAAATGGGTTTTCAGTCAAGAGGAGGTCATTAACGAAGGATGCAAATGGTGATTacaaatatatgatattttcaTGCAGGAGGTCGAATAAATTTGTATCACGTTCGAAGAATCCAGTCAATCATCGTGGTTATAATAAGAATGAGTGCAAGGCGAGGCGTGTTGGCAGACTTTCTGTTGATGGGAAATGgaagattacattgtttgaagatGTCCACAACCACGATTTAAGTCCTAGTCATTCCAGATTCTTCACGTGCAACAGGGAAATAAATCCGTCTATGAAAAGACAACTAGAGATTGATGATATTGCTGGAATTCGACCGAACAAGAGTTTCAATTCATTTGTCATTGGTGCCGATGGTCATGATAATATTCAATTTCTGGAGAGAGATATTAGAAACCTTCTTGCTAGGACTAGGCGTTTGCACCTTG ATCCGCGCAGTAGGGCAACCTATCATGAATTTGGTGATGTCATTACATTTGATACGACATACCTAACTAACAACTATGACATGCCATTTGCCCCCTTTGTTGGTGTCAATCACCATGGGCATTCAATACTTCTTGGTTGTGGTTTGATCTCTAGTGAGGACACTAAAACCTTCGTTTGGTTATTTAGGACATGGTTAGAGTGCATGGGTGGTGTTGCTCCTCATGGTATAATCACTGACCAGGATAGGGCAATGAAGAATGCGATTGAAATTGTCTTCCCAAACACAAAGCATAGATTATGTTTATGGCATATCATGAAGAAGGTGCCTAAGAAATTTGGTTCACATAGAGAATATGAATCCATCAAGCGAATGTTGGCCGAAGCTGTTTATGACTCCCATAGCATCGACGAATTTCAat ATAAATGTAGTCTGCTTATTTATCTACATAATCTGGATGGTAATTCTTGGCTGGAGAATATGTACTTGGAGAAAGAAAAGTGGGTTCCTATCTacgtcaaaaaatatttttgcgCGGGGACGTCAACAACTGGTCAGAGCGAGAGCATGAATGTTTTCTTTGACGGTTATGTGAACTCAAAGACAACGTTGAAACAATTTGTCGAGCAATATGGTAATGCTTTGCGGAAGAAAATTGAGAAGGAATGTCAGGCGGATTTTGACTCATCCCACAAGTAG